One window of Robiginitalea biformata HTCC2501 genomic DNA carries:
- a CDS encoding sulfatase family protein, giving the protein MKNWFSPAVILLTAILLTGCNESAPQTGPESATWSEPVPEIPDYNSLELPEKPNILWLVAEDLSPYIAAYGDSTVHTPNLDRLAAEGVRYTRMFSPSGVCAPSRAAIALGMYPTRTGAMHMRTGPWYSTQENPPDTWYDGRKIYEAVPPAGTHMHSTLMRRAGYYATNNAKQDYQFRTELTAWDESSRDAHWRNRPSPEQPFFAIFNFEVTHESRIWMRAGDSLLIDPDREITVPPYLPDTDSVRTDLRRMYSNIVEMDRQVGIILGQLEADGLLENTVVFWYGDHGGPLPRSKRSLYDTGLQVPLLVRFPGAQLAGQTDGQLLSFVDLKPTILSLAGVEPPRDLDGRAWAGAYRAEKPREYIHAAADDFDGCCHGRLRAVRDYRFKYIRNFLPEQAYYQPVPYREQMPAMRELLRRKEQGTLDSVQLQWFATGGAGEALFDTQNDSLELRNLAGNPQYADVLEELREELSRWMQATHDLGMIDEPEYLERIWPEGSQPVTQTPVVEASSGQLILESETPGAAIGYQWVGQGQLPAAAWTPYTDPIEIQTGQELVARAHRIGFLPSQEIRWQAAE; this is encoded by the coding sequence ATGAAAAATTGGTTCTCTCCGGCCGTAATCCTCCTTACTGCCATTTTGCTGACCGGATGTAACGAGTCGGCACCCCAAACAGGCCCGGAATCGGCAACATGGTCGGAACCGGTCCCGGAGATTCCCGACTACAACAGCCTGGAACTACCCGAGAAGCCCAATATCCTCTGGCTGGTTGCCGAGGACCTGAGCCCGTACATTGCCGCCTATGGGGACTCCACAGTACATACGCCCAACCTGGACCGCCTGGCGGCCGAAGGGGTCCGCTATACGCGGATGTTCTCGCCTTCCGGGGTTTGTGCCCCGAGCCGGGCCGCCATCGCCCTGGGGATGTATCCAACCCGTACCGGGGCCATGCACATGCGGACGGGACCCTGGTACAGCACCCAGGAAAACCCGCCCGATACGTGGTACGACGGCCGGAAAATCTACGAAGCTGTACCCCCGGCGGGCACGCACATGCACAGTACCCTGATGCGCCGGGCCGGGTATTACGCCACGAACAATGCCAAGCAGGATTACCAGTTCCGGACGGAACTTACAGCCTGGGACGAAAGCAGTCGGGACGCCCACTGGCGCAACCGGCCGTCACCGGAACAACCGTTTTTTGCCATCTTCAATTTTGAGGTGACCCACGAATCCCGGATATGGATGCGGGCCGGGGATTCCCTCCTGATAGACCCCGACCGGGAAATAACCGTGCCGCCCTACCTGCCGGATACGGATTCCGTACGGACCGACCTGAGGCGGATGTATTCCAACATCGTGGAAATGGACCGGCAGGTTGGGATAATCCTGGGGCAGCTGGAAGCGGATGGCCTGCTGGAAAACACGGTGGTATTCTGGTACGGCGACCACGGGGGGCCGCTGCCCCGCAGCAAGCGGTCGCTCTATGATACCGGGTTGCAGGTGCCCTTGCTGGTGCGTTTTCCCGGGGCACAACTGGCCGGACAGACCGACGGGCAGCTGCTGAGTTTCGTGGACCTGAAACCGACGATATTATCCCTGGCCGGGGTGGAGCCTCCCAGGGACCTGGACGGGCGTGCCTGGGCCGGGGCGTACCGGGCCGAAAAACCCCGGGAATACATCCATGCCGCTGCCGACGATTTTGACGGCTGCTGCCACGGCCGACTGCGTGCGGTCCGGGATTACCGGTTTAAATATATCCGGAATTTCCTGCCGGAACAGGCCTATTACCAACCGGTCCCCTACCGGGAACAAATGCCTGCCATGCGGGAACTGTTGCGCAGGAAGGAACAGGGTACCCTGGACAGCGTACAGCTGCAATGGTTTGCAACCGGCGGCGCGGGGGAAGCCCTCTTTGACACACAAAATGACTCCCTGGAGCTCCGAAACTTGGCCGGCAACCCGCAGTACGCGGATGTCCTGGAAGAACTGCGGGAGGAACTCAGCCGGTGGATGCAGGCAACCCACGACCTCGGGATGATTGACGAGCCGGAATACCTGGAGCGCATCTGGCCGGAAGGCTCGCAGCCCGTAACCCAAACCCCGGTCGTTGAAGCATCTTCCGGGCAGTTGATCCTGGAATCCGAAACCCCGGGTGCCGCTATCGGGTATCAGTGGGTGGGGCAGGGACAATTGCCGGCAGCAGCCTGGACCCCCTATACAGACCCAATAGAAATTCAAACCGGGCAGGAACTCGTGGCCAGGGCACACCGCATCGGATTTTTGCCCAGCCAGGAAATACGCTGGCAAGCCGCGGAATAA
- a CDS encoding YHS domain-containing (seleno)protein, with translation MKPYVLLCLLFCGLWAVAQPDAAGWINQEDGVAIQGYDLVSYTRGTPVRGTPEFSHDYQGVRFLFTTERNMHLFQAMPEQYIPAYGGWCAYAMGKSGDRVAVDPETYKMVDGRLMLFNRTRLNNPLKKWNRDEERLLRQADANWSQFYPDGP, from the coding sequence ATGAAACCGTACGTATTACTATGCCTGTTGTTCTGCGGGCTGTGGGCGGTGGCCCAGCCTGATGCTGCCGGCTGGATCAACCAGGAAGACGGCGTTGCCATTCAGGGGTACGACCTGGTAAGCTATACCCGCGGGACGCCGGTAAGGGGGACACCGGAATTCTCCCACGATTACCAGGGGGTACGTTTTTTGTTTACCACGGAACGCAACATGCACCTGTTCCAGGCAATGCCGGAGCAGTACATCCCTGCCTATGGAGGCTGGTGCGCCTATGCGATGGGGAAATCCGGGGACCGGGTTGCAGTAGATCCTGAAACCTACAAAATGGTGGATGGCCGTCTGATGCTCTTTAACCGTACGCGGCTGAACAACCCCCTGAAGAAATGGAACCGGGACGAAGAACGGCTGCTCCGGCAGGCCGATGCGAATTGGAGCCAATTCTACCCGGATGGCCCATGA
- a CDS encoding NRDE family protein, which produces MCTVSYIPRPDGYLLTTNRDEDPKRETLLPQARILSNGTQLMAPLDARAGGTWIAADHTGRTACLLNGGLENHKRKPPYRKSRGIVVLEAFEASDFDSFLKDADPSGVEPFTLILVEPGRIQRWVWDGRHSHHFQPDAATGHLWSSATLYTREQHAQKEAYFREALDREGNSREALLRIHGRESPTPFVLDRPEVCSTSITQMSLGAGCMDITHYKFEADETVRITMPVVLRAVGGGPA; this is translated from the coding sequence ATGTGCACAGTAAGTTATATCCCCCGCCCGGACGGCTACCTGTTGACAACCAACCGGGACGAAGACCCAAAAAGGGAAACGCTGTTGCCGCAAGCTCGCATACTTTCCAATGGGACACAATTGATGGCTCCCCTGGATGCCCGGGCTGGCGGCACCTGGATAGCTGCCGACCACACAGGTAGGACGGCCTGTCTCCTGAATGGCGGCCTGGAAAACCACAAGCGGAAACCGCCCTACAGGAAGAGTCGCGGAATCGTGGTCCTCGAGGCGTTTGAGGCATCGGATTTCGATAGCTTCCTGAAGGATGCGGACCCGTCGGGAGTGGAACCCTTTACGCTTATCCTCGTTGAGCCGGGCCGGATCCAACGCTGGGTGTGGGACGGGCGCCACTCGCACCATTTCCAGCCGGATGCCGCAACCGGGCACCTCTGGTCATCCGCCACCCTGTATACCCGGGAACAACATGCCCAGAAGGAGGCCTACTTCCGGGAAGCCCTGGACCGGGAGGGGAACAGCCGGGAAGCCCTGTTGAGGATCCACGGCCGGGAATCGCCCACGCCTTTTGTCCTGGACCGGCCGGAGGTTTGCTCCACAAGCATCACGCAGATGTCCCTGGGTGCCGGCTGCATGGATATTACCCATTATAAGTTTGAAGCAGATGAAACCGTACGTATTACTATGCCTGTTGTTCTGCGGGCTGTGGGCGGTGGCCCAGCCTGA
- a CDS encoding carboxylesterase/lipase family protein produces the protein MNTNRRNFIQTMGAGAAGIGLASGISLGASRPGQNAPSNDDQVLFIGDDTAIADTVYGKVQGFVLRDIYQFRGIPYGADTSGKNRFMPPRQPEPWSDVRPAVWWGNTAPQIMDNRYANPWYSFADHWNYDDVSEDCLRLNVWTPALADGGKRPVMVWYHGGGYRNGNGIEQDGYMGENLSRKGDIVFVSINHRLGPIGFSDLSGVGGEAYQHSGNVGALDMVAALEWVSQNIANFGGDPNNVTIMGQSGGGSKVCTLAAMPATRGLIHKAVPLSGSSTSALDQEYSQKLGSYILKEAGLQAGEIGKLQEMAWKDYILLAGRAQETMEKENPGGGGFRGGFRPVADGVHIPKGTFYSEASGVSSDVPMLICSTFHEWGMSRTNPELEKIDAAGAKKMLADQAGFRGGFGDKAAEIYDAYAKAFPNAKPIEIMCLVSSNRKSVVETANAKSAQPAPVYVAWFGWEPPLFNNRMRAFHCLDICFWFYNTDLMLTHTGGGSRPRALAEKMSDGLLQFMRTGNPNGGDLPEWAAYTPERGETMILDDHCELLDDPDRQARQTLP, from the coding sequence ATGAATACAAACAGAAGAAATTTTATCCAAACCATGGGGGCCGGTGCAGCCGGCATTGGCCTGGCTTCCGGTATTTCCCTGGGAGCCTCCAGGCCCGGGCAGAACGCCCCTTCCAACGATGACCAGGTATTGTTTATCGGGGATGACACGGCCATAGCCGATACCGTTTACGGGAAGGTTCAGGGTTTCGTCCTCCGCGACATCTATCAATTCCGGGGCATCCCATATGGGGCGGATACAAGCGGGAAGAACCGGTTTATGCCCCCGCGGCAGCCCGAACCCTGGTCGGATGTGCGACCCGCCGTATGGTGGGGCAATACCGCCCCGCAAATTATGGACAACCGCTATGCCAACCCCTGGTACTCCTTTGCGGACCATTGGAATTACGACGATGTCAGCGAGGACTGCCTGAGGCTCAATGTCTGGACGCCTGCGCTGGCAGACGGAGGTAAACGCCCGGTCATGGTCTGGTACCATGGCGGGGGGTATCGCAATGGCAACGGTATTGAACAGGACGGTTATATGGGCGAGAACCTGAGCAGGAAAGGGGATATCGTATTTGTTTCCATCAACCACCGCCTGGGGCCCATAGGATTCTCCGACCTTTCCGGGGTTGGCGGCGAGGCATACCAGCATTCCGGGAATGTGGGAGCCCTGGATATGGTAGCGGCCCTGGAATGGGTATCGCAGAACATCGCCAATTTCGGGGGCGACCCGAACAACGTAACCATCATGGGACAGTCCGGGGGTGGTTCCAAAGTATGTACCCTGGCGGCCATGCCGGCTACCCGGGGACTGATCCACAAGGCGGTACCCCTGAGCGGGTCTTCCACCTCGGCCCTGGACCAGGAGTATTCCCAAAAACTCGGATCGTATATCCTGAAGGAAGCCGGGCTGCAGGCGGGGGAAATCGGAAAGCTCCAGGAAATGGCCTGGAAAGACTATATCCTCCTTGCTGGAAGGGCCCAGGAGACCATGGAAAAAGAAAACCCGGGCGGGGGAGGTTTCCGGGGCGGGTTCCGACCGGTTGCAGACGGGGTGCATATCCCCAAAGGAACCTTTTATTCAGAGGCGTCGGGGGTATCCTCGGATGTCCCCATGCTGATATGCAGTACATTCCACGAGTGGGGGATGTCCCGCACCAACCCGGAACTTGAAAAAATCGACGCTGCCGGGGCCAAAAAGATGCTCGCCGACCAGGCCGGGTTCCGCGGCGGTTTCGGGGACAAGGCCGCCGAGATTTACGATGCCTATGCCAAGGCCTTCCCCAATGCAAAACCCATAGAAATCATGTGCCTGGTTTCCAGCAACAGGAAATCGGTAGTGGAAACGGCCAATGCCAAATCCGCGCAACCCGCCCCGGTTTACGTGGCCTGGTTTGGATGGGAGCCCCCCCTGTTCAACAACCGTATGCGCGCTTTTCATTGCCTGGATATCTGTTTCTGGTTTTACAACACGGATCTGATGCTTACCCATACCGGTGGGGGAAGCCGCCCCCGGGCACTTGCCGAAAAGATGTCTGATGGGCTGCTGCAGTTTATGCGAACGGGCAACCCGAATGGCGGGGACTTGCCTGAGTGGGCTGCCTACACTCCCGAAAGGGGCGAAACCATGATTTTGGACGACCATTGCGAACTGCTGGACGACCCGGACCGCCAGGCCAGGCAAACGCTGCCTTAG
- a CDS encoding phytanoyl-CoA dioxygenase family protein has product MNPPVKPSQSDNAHKDIPGNPSTAKSSQVALRQEARADALRVLSPDDWAFWKENGYIVIKGAVPREQAQKTAEFLWEFDEKDPDNPETWYAPPRAEIQMKELAGTGMVEVYNNQALWNNRQAPRVYDAFVDIWGTERLWVTIDRANLNFPMRPGHEYKGFIHWDYDPETRPQQVQGVLALADQTDPEMGGFQCIPWLFRNYDTWKQTQPEDRDRFKPDITGLEDKIVKVPMEAGDLLIFNSLQPHGIRPNRSDNKVRIAQYISMMPAEESNRELREWRIRSWKDRVAPEGYAFPGDPRNWEQERYPRAELSPLGEKLLGLRDW; this is encoded by the coding sequence ATGAATCCACCTGTAAAACCCTCCCAATCCGACAACGCCCACAAAGACATCCCGGGCAACCCCTCTACGGCCAAAAGCAGTCAGGTGGCGCTCCGACAGGAAGCCCGGGCGGACGCCCTCCGGGTGCTTTCCCCGGACGATTGGGCATTTTGGAAGGAGAACGGCTATATCGTCATCAAAGGGGCCGTACCCCGGGAACAGGCGCAAAAAACAGCGGAATTTCTCTGGGAATTCGACGAAAAGGACCCGGACAACCCGGAAACCTGGTACGCCCCGCCCCGTGCGGAAATCCAGATGAAGGAACTCGCCGGGACGGGCATGGTGGAGGTGTACAACAACCAGGCCCTTTGGAATAACCGGCAGGCCCCGCGCGTATACGATGCCTTTGTCGATATCTGGGGGACGGAACGCCTCTGGGTAACCATCGACCGGGCTAACCTGAATTTCCCGATGCGCCCGGGCCACGAGTACAAGGGTTTTATCCATTGGGATTACGACCCGGAAACCAGGCCCCAGCAGGTGCAGGGCGTCCTGGCCCTTGCCGACCAGACGGACCCCGAGATGGGCGGCTTTCAGTGCATCCCCTGGTTGTTCCGCAATTACGATACCTGGAAGCAAACCCAGCCCGAGGACCGGGACCGGTTTAAACCGGACATCACCGGGTTGGAGGATAAAATCGTAAAAGTACCCATGGAGGCGGGAGACCTGCTGATCTTTAACAGCCTGCAGCCCCATGGAATCCGACCGAACCGCTCGGACAACAAGGTTCGCATTGCCCAGTATATTTCGATGATGCCCGCCGAGGAATCGAACCGGGAACTCCGGGAGTGGCGGATCCGCTCGTGGAAGGACCGGGTGGCCCCCGAGGGCTATGCCTTTCCCGGCGACCCGAGGAACTGGGAGCAGGAGCGCTACCCCCGGGCGGAGCTCTCGCCACTGGGCGAGAAGCTCCTGGGCTTGCGGGATTGGTAA